The Euphorbia lathyris chromosome 2, ddEupLath1.1, whole genome shotgun sequence genome includes a window with the following:
- the LOC136218031 gene encoding mogroside IE synthase-like, with translation MENLERTMNKSDVIAIPFPVQGHINPLLQFCKRLAFKGLKITLLIFSNKPIYQTNSNSSLNIHTIFHNLDHNSPHYLQLIQALVSKELTQLLAKQQTHVSCLVYDSVMPWALDIARQFGIAGASFFTQPCAVCTVYYHVHQAYLKLPVEDQTVLLPGLPLLRASELPSYVYDILSYPSLTTLAVNQFSNFKDVDWIFFNSFTALEEEVINWLTSQGMKITLIGPTTPSLKQVEDNSEYGVSLFRPEVDSCIKWLDSKENGSVVYVSFGSLAALREEQMEEIAWGLKGSNSYFLWVVREEEREKLPRNFVEETAEKGLIVSWCRQLDVLAHKSIGCFITHCGWNSTTEAISLGVPLIAIPQWADQTTNAKFIADVWQIGISAKTDEKGLVTKQEVELCINEIMVGEKRSHIRKNSEKWKKLAIEAAVKGGSSDKNIDKFITAIRSSS, from the exons ATGGAGAATTTAGAAAGAACAATGAACAAGAGTGATGTAATAGCAATTCCATTTCCTGTCCAAGGCCACATTAATCCACTTCTCCAATTCTGCAAACGCTTAGCATTCAAAGGACTCAAAATCACACTACTCATCTTCTCCAACAAACCCATCTATCAAACAAACTCTAATTCCTCACTGAATATACACACCATTTTTCATAATCTTGACCATAACTCTCCCCACTACCTTCAACTCATCCAAGCTCTGGTGTCAAAGGAATTGACACAACTCCTGGCTAAGCAGCAAACTCATGTAAGTTGTCTTGTATATGATTCAGTCATGCCTTGGGCTCTAGACATAGCTAGACAGTTTGGGATAGCTGGAGCTTCATTTTTCACTCAACCATGTGCAGTTTGTACAGTCTATTATCATGTCCACCAAGCCTACCTCAAGCTTCCTGTAGAGGATCAGACTGTTTTACTCCCGGGGTTGCCGCTTTTACGAGCTTCTGAACTCCCTTCATATGTCTATGACATCCTAAGTTATCCATCCCTCACAACCTTAGCGGTCAATCAGTTCTCTAACTTCAAAGATGTTGATTGGATTTTCTTTAACAGCTTCACTGCCCTGGAGGAAGAG GTAATCAACTGGCTGACGAGCCAAGGTATGAAGATCACACTGATAGGACCGACAACTCCGTCTCTTAAACAGGTAGAGGATAACAGTGAATATGGAGTCAGCCTTTTTAGACCTGAAGTTGACAGTTGCATCAAGTGGCTAGACTCGAAGGAAAATGGATCCGTAGTTTATGTATCATTTGGAAGCTTGGCTGCTCTGAGGGAAGAGCAGATGGAAGAAATAGCTTGGGGTCTAAAGGGGAGCAACAGCTACTTCTTGTGGGTAGtaagagaagaagaaagggaaaagTTGCCCAGGAACTTTGTGGAAGAGACAGCAGAGAAAGGATTGATAGTGAGTTGGTGCCGTCAGTTGGATGTTCTGGCTCACAAGTCTATTGGGTGCTTCATCACACATTGCGGGTGGAACTCAACTACAGAGGCAATTAGCTTGGGTGTGCCATTGATAGCAATTCCACAGTGGGCAGATCAGACAACCAATGCTAAGTTCATTGCTGATGTTTGGCAGATAGGGATCAGCGCAAAAACTGATGAAAAGGGTTTGGTAACAAAACAAGAAGTAGAGCTTTGTATAAATGAAATCATGGTAGGAGAAAAAAGAAGTCACATCAGAAAGAATTCAgagaaatggaagaaattggcaATTGAAGCAGCGGTTAAAGGTGGAAGTTCTGATAAAAACATAGACAAGTTTATTACTGCAATACGCAGTTCCAGTTAG
- the LOC136218030 gene encoding uncharacterized protein, whose protein sequence is MASRAILRRKRFISDYLSASTRSIQTFRCLGHGAQYLYLDSYSYATKQFSSDFNNWKEPEKNLVARAELLGSSGVGQIANRFYSTAGLGLRHARSEFVNPTRFVPFHVHYASTATARQPDLGGDDEDKAEIVAKKRKEASPEECDQAVEGLSTAKAKAKAKRLHESQNVAKSILRKTWTMLLGIGPALRAVASMSKEDWAKKLAHWKHEFVSTLKHYWLGFKLLWADVRISSRMLLKLAGGKSLSRRERQQLTRTTADIFRLVPVAVFLIVPFMEFLLPVFLKLFPNMLPSTFQDKMKEQEALKRRLNARIEYAKFLQDTVKEMAKEVQNTRSGEMKKTAEDLDGFLNRVRRGAGVSNEEILGFAKLFNDELTLDNIGRSRLVSMCKYMGISQFGTDAYLRFMLRKRLQSIKNDDKLIQAEGVESLSEAELREDCRERGMLGLLSVEEMRQQLRDWLDLSLNHSVPSSLLILSRAFTVSGKLKPEEAVQATLSSLPDEVVDTVGVTSLPSEDSISERRRKLEYLEMQEELIKEEEEKEEEELAKMKESKSSEEDVALKEMTTPGAHEAQELARARTLDKQEQLCELSRALAVLASASSVSREREAFLSLVNKEIELYNSMVEKEGTDGEQEAIKAYRAAREDSDRASEVDDHNDVSSALIERVDAMLQNLEKEIDHVDAEIGDRWRILDRDYDGKVTPEEVAAAAIYLKDTLGKDGVQELISNLSKDGDGKILVEDIVRLGSRIEDTNTAE, encoded by the exons ATGGCTTCCAGGGCAATCTTGAGACGGAAAAGATTCATTTCCGATTATCTGAGTGCCTCCACTCGTTCAATTCAGACCTTTCGTTGTCTTGGGCATGGAGCTCAGTATTTGTATCTAGACAGCTATAGCTATGCCACAAAACAATTCTCCTCAGATTTTAATAATTGGAAGGAACCAGAAAAAAATTTAGTGGCTAGAGCAGAATTACTTGGCTCTTCAGGTGTAGGTCAGATTGCGAACAGATTTTACAGCACTGCAGGTTTGGGTCTCAGACATGCTCGATCCGAGTTTGTCAATCCAACGAGGTTTGTGCCATTTCATGTGCACTATGCATCCACAGCTACAGCTAGGCAACCTGACTTGGGCGGTGATGATGAGGACAAAGCAGAAATTGTTgctaaaaagagaaaagaagcaTCTCCTGAAGAATGTGATCAAGCTGTTGAAGGTTTAAGTACTGCAAAAGCTAAAGCAAAAGCCAAACGGTTGCATGAATCTCAAAATGTTGCAAAATCCATTTTGCGAAAAACATGGACCATGCTTCTGGGGATTGGTCCTGCTTTGAGGGCTGTAGCTTCTATGAGCAA gGAGGACTGGGCCAAGAAACTTGCTCACTGGAAGCATGAATTTGTCTCAACATTAAAACATTACTGGTTAGGTTTTAAACTTCTGTGGGCTGATGTGAGGATCAGTTCAAGAATGCTATTAAAACTTGCAGGTGGGAAGAGTCTGTCCAGAAGAGAGAGGCAACAGCTAACTCGAACCACGGCAGACATTTTTAGGCTAGTCCCTGTTGCAGTTTTTCTAATTGTACCATTCATGGAATTTCTGCTACCAGTATTCCTGAAATTGTTCCCCAACATGTTGCCATCTACATTTCAAGATAAAATGAAAGAGCAG GAAGCACTGAAAAGGAGGTTGAATGCAAGAATAGAATATGCTAAGTTCCTTCAAGATACAGTGAAAGAAATGGCCAAGGAAGTCCAGAACACGCGGAgtggagaaatgaagaaaacTGCTGAGGACCTTGATGGGTTTTTGAACAGG GTTAGAAGAGGCGCTGGAGTCTCTAATGAAGAGATTTTGGGCTTTGCTAAGCTGTTCAATGATGAACTAACTTTGGATAACATTGGCAG gtCTAGGTTAGTCAGCATGTGCAAGTATATGGGTATAAGTCAATTTGGAACAGATGCGTACTTGCGTTTTATGCTTCGTAAGAGACTCCAAAG TATCAAGAATGATGATAAGTTAATTCAAGCAGAGGGTGTGGAGTCTCTTTCAGAGGCTGAGCTTCGGGAAGATTGTAGGGAACGTGGCATGCTTGGTTTGTTATCTGTTGAAGAAATGCGGCAGCAG CTTCGTGACTGGCTGGATCTCTCTCTCAATCACTCTGTTCCATCTTCTCTTTTGATCCTTTCAAG GGCCTTTACTGTGTCTGGTAAGTTGAAACCAGAGGAAGCTGTTCAAGCAACACTGTCTTCTCTGCCTGATGAGGTTGTAGATACTGTTGGTGTTACATCTTTACCATCGGAAGATTCTATTTCTGAAAGGAGGAGGAAATTGGAGTACCTTGAGATGCAGGAAGAGCTTATCAAG gaggaagaagagaaagaggaagaagagcttGCCAAGATGAAGGAATCTAAAAGCAGTGAAGAGGATGTGGCATTGAAAGAGATGACCACACCAGGAGCACATGAGGCACAAGAACTAGCTAGAGCAAGAACATTAGATAAACAAGAGCAGCTCTGTGAACTTAGTCGTGCACTTGCAGTTTTAGCTTCAGCATCT TCGGTCAGCAGGGAACGTGAAGCGTTTTTAAGCCTTGTCAATAAGGAG ATAGAGCTTTACAATAGCATGGTAGAGAAGGAAGGCACAGATGGTGAACAAGAGGCCATTAAAGCATATAGAGCTGCCCGAGAGGACAGTGATCGTGCTTCTGAAGTAGATGATCATAATGATGTTTCTTCGGCTCTAATAGAAAGG GTTGATGCAATGCTCCAAAATCTTGAGAAGGAAATTGATCATGTTGATGCTGAAATTGGTGATCGCTGGCGAATACTAGACAG GGATTATGATGGCAAAGTTACACCTGAAGAAGTTGCTGCTGCTGCTATTTACTTGAAGGATACGTTAGGCAAGGATGGTGTTCAAGAACTCATCAGCAATCTTTCCAAAGATGGAG ATGGGAAGATTCTTGTTGAAGACATTGTCCGACTGGGCAGTCGGATAGAAGATACCAATACAGCCGAGTAA